CTTCATCCACTTAGCTCTGAACCGCTGTCAAGTGACTGTATAGGCTCATGTAGGGCAACACAATATTCTGACAGCAGTTCCTAGTGGCATGCTATGAACAATTTAGCCCGCCTACCTAAGCACAGTTCGCTTAACTGCACCGGTTTCCAGCTCCGGCACGGTTTACACATTTCATTCGTCCGGCTTCCTAACCTGACCACTACTTTCGCAGCTTAACCACTGGAGCTTCTTCTGCGGAAACCAGACCATCTTCAACCAGCTCACGCTCACGTGTGCCTTCCCTGAGGAGTCGGTACCCTGCCAGAACGCCCGGGACTTCTACTACGTCAACGACAACATCGGCGTCGAGGACGCGCCTTTCCTCACCGACGATGACGTAGCCCGCGGACAGGCCCTCTACTCGGGATTCGGCGCCAGACTGAGCGGtcgcgccgccgccgcagctgccagCAAGAAATAGGATGGACGCCCCCAGGGCTTAGGAGACAAATGCCAACACGTCGTACTCATCGCCGTTTATCAAAATGAGGCACTGGAAAGGTTGCGCAAAGTTGGAAATTAACAGACGCGTAAACAGCGACTTTGGGGGACAGGCGCATGCGAAGTCGTACGCTGATGACACGTTGTATAATTCACCTAGAAAAGTGTTTTCTCTGCAATTTTGGGTTTTATTATGCCGAGGCTTTAAGATGCTACACAGTTCTCCCAGTCGCTGCCTACGCCACTGCATTCCTACTTCGCGCCACTTTCCCAAGTATTCTCTGCACCTGTCCAACGAAAGGGTAGCGCGTACCTTTAGAAATGCGTGCCACTGCCGTGATCCGGAATGCTGACACCTAGCTGGCGCAAGCGTTAGTGCTCGTTTCCGGAACCGTGCCGATTGGTGATCACTGTCTTGCGTTTGTCCTCGATAAGATATCGTTTCAAAGGAAGCTAGTGGACAGGATGTCACGGCTCGGCAACATGTAAAGCTCAGTGTACACAATGACTAGACGAGTAACCTCTGTTCTTGTTCTGCAAGTGTCGCCTTATGTGTTGCCGAATATGAAACAACTTTAGCTCGACAGCGTGCGTTGAAAACTGGAGCAGATAGTAGGTTTTGAGCCATCCAGGTGGCGCCTTCTCCTTGAATTTAATGTGCTGCGCATTGTGAGCTCAGTGCTTCGCTGAGTGTTGCAAGTGACACTGCTGTTGTTCAACTACTTGTACGTTTCTTCTGACTCGCTCTTTTCTGTCGCGATGCTAGGAATCTTACTAATTGTGTATTTGGGGTCACTTTAGATGCATTCAATCACATTGCCATAATTAAGCTAGCCTGAGCCCAGGTTCTTGAGAAACATTTTCTAAAAAACTTTGGCTTTTGTTCTCTTGCGATAAATAAATTCAGCTCAGACTATCTTTACCTAGACGGGTCTCGACTCTGCAATGTCCTTGCTGTCTACCTGGCAAGCACTGAAAAGTATACATAAGGAAACAGTTAATGATTCTACAGCTAGCAGCAAGCTTGCATCTAGTACTTAATATCAAGTTTATAAACCACACTTTATGCCAACTATTATTCAGTCTGCTTGATGGTATAAGACATGATCATGCATTGCACTAATGGTAATACAAGGAGCTTGGGTGACTAAGCTATGCATTTAGTAAATGTAGGAGTGAAGCTCTGAAGATATCACATCATTATCAACAAGCTAGCAGGAGGTCACGGCAGGCGTCTGAAGGGCCACAGTGCCTCAAGAGCCAGTCTGAGCGACCTTGCTACATCGTGATGATAGAAGCAGGAAATG
This region of Amblyomma americanum isolate KBUSLIRL-KWMA chromosome 5, ASM5285725v1, whole genome shotgun sequence genomic DNA includes:
- the LOC144133070 gene encoding uncharacterized protein LOC144133070 — translated: MKTILIAFGALCLAVAIAIPKKEAPKRSKRAAYELPADAELIVGSYQTTFSCAGLRYGYYADTDNDCKIFHICHEVELADGSKQLNHWSFFCGNQTIFNQLTLTCAFPEESVPCQNARDFYYVNDNIGVEDAPFLTDDDVARGQALYSGFGARLSGRAAAAAASKK